Proteins from one Triticum aestivum cultivar Chinese Spring chromosome 7A, IWGSC CS RefSeq v2.1, whole genome shotgun sequence genomic window:
- the LOC123149036 gene encoding exosome complex component RRP45A isoform X2 translates to MMDQRWRPTVNEREFIEQALQSDLRVDGRRPFDFRPFDFRKLTISFGREDGSAEVLLGETCVMGYVTAQLVPPYKDRPNEGTLAIFTEFSPMADPAFEPGRPGEAAIELGRVIDRGLRESRAVDMESLCVVAGKHVWAVRVDLHILDNGGNLIDAANIAALAALSTFRRPECTVGGDDGQQVTVHDPEVMDPLPLTIHHLPIAVTFAYFGDGNIMVIDPTYKEEAVMGGRMTATVNSNGDVCAIQKAGGEGVMSSVIMQCLRIASVKAADITSKIKTKVDKYTTDKALQKVKRTPAIVAKEVNVPDVAMKESMHSAMENQTSKAPNDDQQISEDSPEPVLIESNPEVKSVSNSGSAGESDEVKESRSPESLVDAVKPKHKRKKKQHGKS, encoded by the exons ATGATGGACCAGCGGTGGCGCCCGACGGTGAACGAGCGGGAGTTCATCGAGCAGGCCCTCCAGTCGGACCTCCGCGTCGACGGCCGCCGCCCCTTCGACTTCCGCCCCTTCGACTTCCGCAAGCTCACAATCTCCTTCGGCAG GGAGGACGGCTCCGCGGAGGTGCTGCTCGGCGAGACGTGCGTGATGGGCTATGTGACCGCCCAATTGGTCCCGCCGTACAAGGACAGGCCGAACGAGGGCACGCTCGCCATATTCACCGAGTTCTCGCCCATGGCTGATCCCGCCTTTGAGCCGGGGCGGCCCGGGGAAGCGGCGATTGAGCTGGGTCGTGTCATCGATCGTGGCCTAAG GGAGAGCAGAGCCGTGGATATGGAATCCTTGTGTGTTGTTGCGGGGAAGCATGTCTGGGCGGTGCGCGTTGACCTTCACATTCTGGACAATGGGGG GAATCTCATCGATGCAGCTAACATCGCTGCATTGGCAGCTTTGTCTACATTCCGGAGGCCTGAATGCACGGTTGGTGGGGATGATGGTCAGCAAGTCACAGTACATGACCCTGAG GTCATGGATCCACTTCCCCTAACAATTCATCATCTCCCCATAGCTGTAACCTTTGCATATTTTGGTGACGGTAATATCATG GTTATCGATCCAACATACAAGGAAGAAGCTGTTATGGGAGGAAGGATGACAGCTACGGTTAACTCGAATGGTGATGTCTGTGCCATTCAGAAAGCTGGTGGAGAGGGTGTCATGTCAAGTGTTATCATGCAGTGTTTAAGGATTGCTTCGGTTAAAGCTGCTGATATCACAAGCAAAATAAAGACCAAG GTCGATAAGTACACTACTGATAAGGCATTGCAGAAAGTAAAGCGTACTCCAGCAATAGTTGCTAAAGAAGTTAACGTTCCTGATGTCGCTATGAAGGAGAGCATGCATAGTGCAATGGAAAACCAAACCTCGAAGGCACCCAATGATGATCAGCAGATAAGTGAAG ATTCACCA GAGCCAGTGTTGATTGAATCTAATCCAGAGGTGAAAAGTGTGTCAAATTCTGGAAGTGCTGGAGAGTCAGATGAGGTCAAGGAAAGCAGATCACCGGAGAGTCTAGTAGATGCTGTCAAACCAAAACATAAAAGGAAGAAGAAACAACATGGCAAGAGTTAG
- the LOC123149036 gene encoding exosome complex component RRP45A isoform X1, translated as MMDQRWRPTVNEREFIEQALQSDLRVDGRRPFDFRPFDFRKLTISFGREDGSAEVLLGETCVMGYVTAQLVPPYKDRPNEGTLAIFTEFSPMADPAFEPGRPGEAAIELGRVIDRGLRESRAVDMESLCVVAGKHVWAVRVDLHILDNGGNLIDAANIAALAALSTFRRPECTVGGDDGQQVTVHDPEVMDPLPLTIHHLPIAVTFAYFGDGNIMVIDPTYKEEAVMGGRMTATVNSNGDVCAIQKAGGEGVMSSVIMQCLRIASVKAADITSKIKTKVDKYTTDKALQKVKRTPAIVAKEVNVPDVAMKESMHSAMENQTSKAPNDDQQISEDSPAVANDKKHEDVEPVLIESNPEVKSVSNSGSAGESDEVKESRSPESLVDAVKPKHKRKKKQHGKS; from the exons ATGATGGACCAGCGGTGGCGCCCGACGGTGAACGAGCGGGAGTTCATCGAGCAGGCCCTCCAGTCGGACCTCCGCGTCGACGGCCGCCGCCCCTTCGACTTCCGCCCCTTCGACTTCCGCAAGCTCACAATCTCCTTCGGCAG GGAGGACGGCTCCGCGGAGGTGCTGCTCGGCGAGACGTGCGTGATGGGCTATGTGACCGCCCAATTGGTCCCGCCGTACAAGGACAGGCCGAACGAGGGCACGCTCGCCATATTCACCGAGTTCTCGCCCATGGCTGATCCCGCCTTTGAGCCGGGGCGGCCCGGGGAAGCGGCGATTGAGCTGGGTCGTGTCATCGATCGTGGCCTAAG GGAGAGCAGAGCCGTGGATATGGAATCCTTGTGTGTTGTTGCGGGGAAGCATGTCTGGGCGGTGCGCGTTGACCTTCACATTCTGGACAATGGGGG GAATCTCATCGATGCAGCTAACATCGCTGCATTGGCAGCTTTGTCTACATTCCGGAGGCCTGAATGCACGGTTGGTGGGGATGATGGTCAGCAAGTCACAGTACATGACCCTGAG GTCATGGATCCACTTCCCCTAACAATTCATCATCTCCCCATAGCTGTAACCTTTGCATATTTTGGTGACGGTAATATCATG GTTATCGATCCAACATACAAGGAAGAAGCTGTTATGGGAGGAAGGATGACAGCTACGGTTAACTCGAATGGTGATGTCTGTGCCATTCAGAAAGCTGGTGGAGAGGGTGTCATGTCAAGTGTTATCATGCAGTGTTTAAGGATTGCTTCGGTTAAAGCTGCTGATATCACAAGCAAAATAAAGACCAAG GTCGATAAGTACACTACTGATAAGGCATTGCAGAAAGTAAAGCGTACTCCAGCAATAGTTGCTAAAGAAGTTAACGTTCCTGATGTCGCTATGAAGGAGAGCATGCATAGTGCAATGGAAAACCAAACCTCGAAGGCACCCAATGATGATCAGCAGATAAGTGAAG ATTCACCAGCTGTAGCAAATGACAAAAAGCATGAGGATGTCGAGCCAGTGTTGATTGAATCTAATCCAGAGGTGAAAAGTGTGTCAAATTCTGGAAGTGCTGGAGAGTCAGATGAGGTCAAGGAAAGCAGATCACCGGAGAGTCTAGTAGATGCTGTCAAACCAAAACATAAAAGGAAGAAGAAACAACATGGCAAGAGTTAG
- the LOC123149036 gene encoding exosome complex component RRP45B isoform X3 translates to MMDQRWRPTVNEREFIEQALQSDLRVDGRRPFDFRPFDFRKLTISFGREDGSAEVLLGETCVMGYVTAQLVPPYKDRPNEGTLAIFTEFSPMADPAFEPGRPGEAAIELGRVIDRGLRESRAVDMESLCVVAGKHVWAVRVDLHILDNGGNLIDAANIAALAALSTFRRPECTVGGDDGQQVTVHDPEVMDPLPLTIHHLPIAVTFAYFGDGNIMVIDPTYKEEAVMGGRMTATVNSNGDVCAIQKAGGEGVMSSVIMQCLRIASVKAADITSKIKTKIHQSQC, encoded by the exons ATGATGGACCAGCGGTGGCGCCCGACGGTGAACGAGCGGGAGTTCATCGAGCAGGCCCTCCAGTCGGACCTCCGCGTCGACGGCCGCCGCCCCTTCGACTTCCGCCCCTTCGACTTCCGCAAGCTCACAATCTCCTTCGGCAG GGAGGACGGCTCCGCGGAGGTGCTGCTCGGCGAGACGTGCGTGATGGGCTATGTGACCGCCCAATTGGTCCCGCCGTACAAGGACAGGCCGAACGAGGGCACGCTCGCCATATTCACCGAGTTCTCGCCCATGGCTGATCCCGCCTTTGAGCCGGGGCGGCCCGGGGAAGCGGCGATTGAGCTGGGTCGTGTCATCGATCGTGGCCTAAG GGAGAGCAGAGCCGTGGATATGGAATCCTTGTGTGTTGTTGCGGGGAAGCATGTCTGGGCGGTGCGCGTTGACCTTCACATTCTGGACAATGGGGG GAATCTCATCGATGCAGCTAACATCGCTGCATTGGCAGCTTTGTCTACATTCCGGAGGCCTGAATGCACGGTTGGTGGGGATGATGGTCAGCAAGTCACAGTACATGACCCTGAG GTCATGGATCCACTTCCCCTAACAATTCATCATCTCCCCATAGCTGTAACCTTTGCATATTTTGGTGACGGTAATATCATG GTTATCGATCCAACATACAAGGAAGAAGCTGTTATGGGAGGAAGGATGACAGCTACGGTTAACTCGAATGGTGATGTCTGTGCCATTCAGAAAGCTGGTGGAGAGGGTGTCATGTCAAGTGTTATCATGCAGTGTTTAAGGATTGCTTCGGTTAAAGCTGCTGATATCACAAGCAAAATAAAGACCAAG ATTCACCA GAGCCAGTGTTGA
- the LOC123149036 gene encoding exosome complex component RRP45B isoform X4 → MMDQRWRPTVNEREFIEQALQSDLRVDGRRPFDFRPFDFRKLTISFGREDGSAEVLLGETCVMGYVTAQLVPPYKDRPNEGTLAIFTEFSPMADPAFEPGRPGEAAIELGRVIDRGLRESRAVDMESLCVVAGKHVWAVRVDLHILDNGGNLIDAANIAALAALSTFRRPECTVGGDDGQQVTVHDPEVMDPLPLTIHHLPIAVTFAYFGDGNIMVIDPTYKEEAVMGGRMTATVNSNGDVCAIQKAGGEGVMSSVIMQCLRIASVKAADITSKIKTKIHQL, encoded by the exons ATGATGGACCAGCGGTGGCGCCCGACGGTGAACGAGCGGGAGTTCATCGAGCAGGCCCTCCAGTCGGACCTCCGCGTCGACGGCCGCCGCCCCTTCGACTTCCGCCCCTTCGACTTCCGCAAGCTCACAATCTCCTTCGGCAG GGAGGACGGCTCCGCGGAGGTGCTGCTCGGCGAGACGTGCGTGATGGGCTATGTGACCGCCCAATTGGTCCCGCCGTACAAGGACAGGCCGAACGAGGGCACGCTCGCCATATTCACCGAGTTCTCGCCCATGGCTGATCCCGCCTTTGAGCCGGGGCGGCCCGGGGAAGCGGCGATTGAGCTGGGTCGTGTCATCGATCGTGGCCTAAG GGAGAGCAGAGCCGTGGATATGGAATCCTTGTGTGTTGTTGCGGGGAAGCATGTCTGGGCGGTGCGCGTTGACCTTCACATTCTGGACAATGGGGG GAATCTCATCGATGCAGCTAACATCGCTGCATTGGCAGCTTTGTCTACATTCCGGAGGCCTGAATGCACGGTTGGTGGGGATGATGGTCAGCAAGTCACAGTACATGACCCTGAG GTCATGGATCCACTTCCCCTAACAATTCATCATCTCCCCATAGCTGTAACCTTTGCATATTTTGGTGACGGTAATATCATG GTTATCGATCCAACATACAAGGAAGAAGCTGTTATGGGAGGAAGGATGACAGCTACGGTTAACTCGAATGGTGATGTCTGTGCCATTCAGAAAGCTGGTGGAGAGGGTGTCATGTCAAGTGTTATCATGCAGTGTTTAAGGATTGCTTCGGTTAAAGCTGCTGATATCACAAGCAAAATAAAGACCAAG ATTCACCAGCTGTAG
- the LOC123149039 gene encoding uncharacterized protein: MRPRPERKRFGLLLLPPFLEPRPLLFSPLRRGRPRSPPASEIRPPPSSVTSSSARDPTPVRPQADPPPRHDNGPRGKRAMDRVGSGEKHLEDCTVANALGTWVFSVAGALLAIPVGIKRKSFAPLVFFGTTGTMLDIIMGISQCEREHAERQMKLLEAQNLAMNASVDGESLTDK, encoded by the exons ATGAGACCGAGACCAGAAAGAAAAcggttcggcctcctcctccttcctcccttcctCGAGCCCCGACCCCTTCTCTTCTCCCCCCTCCGCCGCGGCCGCCCCCGGTCCCCGCCCGCCTCCGAGATCCGGCCTCCTCCGTCCTCGGTGACATCCAGCTCTGCCCGAGATCCGACGCCAGTTCGTCCACAGGCTGATCCACCGCCGCGTCACGACAACGGGCCCCGCGGCAAACGAGCAATGGACCGAGTCGGCAGCGGCGAGAAGCACCTCGAGGACTGCACCGTCGCCAA TGCCCTCGGAACTTGGGTCTTCTCTGTTGCTGGTGCTCTCCTTGCCATTCCTGTGGGCATAAAGAGGAAGTCCTTCGCTCCGCTGGTGTTCTTCGGCACTACTGGAACTATGCTTGACATCATCATGGGCATTAGCCAGTGTGAGAGGGAGCATGCTGAGCGGCAGATGAAGCTTTTAGAAGCGCAAAACCTTGCAATGAATGCTTCAGTAGATGGTGAAAGCTTGACTGATAAGTGA
- the LOC123149038 gene encoding uncharacterized protein, with product MEKGKSVVAELAASFSGVQVTPRRKPASTPPAASFYSTMKKARPRKLVSLCIGVLGQHLEDIINDISEFTAFFPPHIKLAIMSVARRRRLLNDDVLVSLVDSSWKILDISGSEVTDVGLATVAHTCSNLWAVDISRCEKISAAAVSEIICHCPSLEILRCGGCPRSEFTARGCVNLLKPKLNTLEEDSWEELEAVDFGSGAQSLRWLVWPKIDDNSKEILALECPRVIVNPKPSLLDLGGSKTPSEALASIPLDHSVVEDIDPKTWAVSAAPRRAAAAPPHPNAPPEIPIAERFRLAYVERDARLAPKRARRERQHRRRAERDYLMNDIDAKSIALASKYLSKG from the exons ATGGAGAAGGGGAAGTCAGTGGTCGCGGAGCTCGCGGCGTCGTTCAGCGGCGTCCAGGTCACGCCGCGCCGGAAGCCCGCGAGCACGCCGCCAGCGGCCAGCTTCT ATTCAACCATGAAGAAGGCCAGGCCTAGGAAATTGGTTAGTTTGTGCATTGGCGTCCTCGGTCAGCATCTTGAAGATATTATCAATGATATTTCTGAATTTACTGCCTTCTTCCCACCACACATAAAG TTGGCAATTATGTCTGTCGCAAGGAGGAGAAGATTACTGAATGATGATGTTCTGGTTTCTCTTGTTGATAGCTCCTGGAAGATCCTAGATATATCTGGGTCTGAGGTTACTGATGTTGGCCTGGCTACTGTGGCACATACTTGTAGTAACTTATGGGCAGTTGATATTAG TCGATGTGAAAAAATAAGTGCTGCTGCCGTTTCAGAAATTATATGCCACTGCCCATCCCTGGAGATATTAAGATGCGG AGGCTGTCCAAGAAGCGAATTCACTGCCCGTGGGTGTGTCAATCTCCTGAAACCCAAACTGAATACCCTTGAAGAGGACTCATGGGAGGAGCTTGAAGCAGTAGATTTTGGCAGTGGCGCACAGTCTTTAAGATGGCTAGTTTGG CCCAAGATAGATGATAACTCGAAGGAAATTCTCGCCTTAGAATGTCCTCGTGTTATCGTCAACCCGAAGCCATCACTTCTTGACCTCGGTGGATCCAAGACCCCAAGTGAAGCATTGGCAAGCATACCACTAGACCATTCCGTGGTGGAAGATATTGATCCAAAAACATGGGCGGTTTCTGCTGCCCCTCGAAGAGCTGCTGCTGCTCCACCTCACCCAAACGCTCCGCCTGAAATACCGATCGCGGAGAGGTTTAGGCTAGCGTATGTGGAGAGGGACGCGAGGCTGGCGCCGAAGAGGGCCAGGAGGGAGAGGCAGCACCGACGCCGCGCTGAAAGGGATTACTTGATGAATGATATCGACGCCAAGTCTATTGCGCTTGCGAGTAAATACCTAAGCAAGGGCTAG
- the LOC123149040 gene encoding uncharacterized protein: MAHPAADRRLRSPQRCDHEHHGRFLRPGALARLRDSKIVARSLRSAASARLLPPSSPSPPSPAPAAGAVPHFFFGGARGGMRYPLRKKLAAARGVVFLPPPPVSPGALEAFLGAFAAAPPELLAAH, translated from the coding sequence ATGGCGCACCCGGCCGCGGACCGCCGCCTCCGCTCACCGCAGCGCTGCGACCACGAGCACCACGGCCGCTTCCTCCGCCCCGGCGCGCTCGCCAGGCTCCGCGACTCCAAGATCGTCGCCCGCTCCCTCCGCTCCGCCGCCTCCGCGCGCCTCCTCCCGCCCTCCTCGCCCTCTCCCCCGTCGCCCGCGCCGGCCGCGGGCGCCGTGCCGCACTTCTTCTTCGGGGGCGCGCGGGGCGGCATGCGGTACCCGCTCCGGAAgaagctcgccgccgcccgcggcgTCGTGTTCCTGCCCCCGCCGCCCGTGTCGCCGGGCGCCCTGGAGGCCTTCCTCGGCGccttcgccgccgcgccgcccgagcTCCTCGCCGCGCACTGA